The DNA segment GATAACGCTTTAACCACCTCTTGAGTCGTTTGCTGCCATTGCGACAATATTTCATGGTCAAAACCTTGTTGCGTCACCACGGTTACTGGAATCGCTCGGTTGGCAATATCTTTAATGACAAGGCGTTGTTCTACATCCAATTCAAAGCGGAAGCGACATAAAGTGGTTTTCTTATTGACATAACCATAGCCTTCACCACCGCCATCACGCACAATTTGCTCCAATTCTTTGTATGGGATGTAAACCCAACGGCTGTCGCCCGTATCATGATCGGTTACTGACATATTGGATTGCAGTAATACCAATTTGACCAAATCTGAACTATTGGCCACCTTATAACGTTTAGCGCTCGATAAATCGTATTGATAAACATTTTTACGGCGCAATGTACCTTCAGTCTCGGCATTGAGCGTCATCGCAAAACGCTGTGTGACGGTATTTTCAAGTTCAGCCAGTTTAGTTTGTTTTTGTTCGATTTGAGTTCGTAGTGAACGTTGTTGATAGGCTTGTTCGGTAGCAAAATCGTTCAAACACTCACGAATGACAAGGCGAGATTGTGGCGAATTCCATAAGCAGTCTTGCAGTAACAGTAAATCTAACGCGTTAATTTCATCGCGCCCATTAAAATACGCGCTAGCCTTCAGCAACTTAACGGCTTTCTTCCATCTACGATCCGAAATATACAGATCACTCTCTCCGGTTGTGGCAGAAGCAGTTTGTTGTTCTTTAGATTCAATGATGGATTTGATGTAGTAAAGCTGTTCAAACGACTGTTCAGGCAGTTGAAGTTGGTCAAGTTCTTTAAGCCATTGAAAGTATTCTTCGTCTTTAATCGCAAGCTCTGGGGAGATTTTCGCTTCTTGGTCGGTGCCGACGGTGAGCATCGAACGGAAGTTTTGTTTATTTTGAATTCGATTGACGAACACGCGAACTAACAGGCGGTCATATAAAGCTTCTAATCCGCTGTCTTCATTAGGAAGTTCATTTGACGCCGCAATCAACAAACGCATGGGAACGCGTTCAATGTCATTACCATTTTTAAAGGTCTTTTCATTCACAACCGTCAATAAGGTATTCAGAATCGCTGGTCCGGCTTTCCAAATTTCATCTAAGAAAACGATTTGTGACGTGGGTAAATAGCCATCGGTTAAGCGGACATAACGGCCATTATCTTTAAGCTCTTCGATACTCAACGGGCCAAAGACTTCTTCTGGTGTAGAAAAACGCGTCATTAAATATTCAAAGTAGCTATTGCTCTCAAAGGCTTGAATAAGTCGTTTGGCTATGAGGCTTTTTGCTATACCTGGAGGCCCTAAAAGAAAGACACTTTCACCTGATAAGGCTGCCAACAAACACAATTTGATGGTTTCTTCACGTTCATAGACGCCATCAGACAAGCCTTCAACAAGCTTGTTGATTCTTTCAGAAAGTAAAGAACGTTGGGCTGAGGTGCGTTTTTGTGCGCTTTCCATACTTTTCCTCGTTAATTCAAGACGGTAAAGAATTTCTTTTACTTTCTCTTATTCTGGCAGAAAGGTGAACCGATTTTTCAATTTTAGATTCGTAATTCTGAATTGATCGACAACTCGACTTTCTGCCGTGTGGTTGATGGAAAAATTTTTCGATGGAAGTTTGGATTGCATTTCCAAATGTAAGTGGCAGTATGAAAAACATAACTTTCGTGCAAGTGATTTATTTTATGACTCAAACCATATTACATCGTTGGAAATCCATACAATTAGCTGAAATCGATGTCACTCTTCCTACCGGGCAAAGTGTGGTGCATACGACCATTGTCCATCCAGGTGCGGCGGTCATATTACCCATCACAGGCGACGGTGATATTATCTTGCTTAAACAGTTTAGGCCGTCACTGAATAAATGGATTTACGAATTACCCGCAGGCACATTAGAAGCCAATGAATCCCCTATTGAATGTGCCCGTCGAGAATTAATTGAAGAAAGTGGTTATCAAGCAGGTCAATTGATCTCGTTAGGTCAATGCACACCTTTAGCCGGCTTCTGCGATGAAATTCAACACCTTTTTGTTGCCACTCAATTGTCAGAGAATCAAACACTGACTCAAGATGATGATGAAGTCATTGAAGTGCTCAAAGTGCCGCTATCAAAAGTCGAGCAATGGATTTTAGACGATCAAATTTCTGATTCAAAAACCATTGCCTGTTTATATAAAGCGAAACTCGCTGGACTCTTAAATTAAAGGAATATTTATGGATTTTCGTTCTGACACAGTAACGCAACCTACTCAAGCTATGCGAGTTGCCATGGCTAATGCCATCGTAGGTGATGACGTATATGGTGACGATCCAACGATTAATGCTTTAGAGCTTTGGGCGGCAGAACGACATGGCTTTGAAGCGGCGTTGTTTACTAGTTCAGGCACCCAGGCCAACCTGCTTGGACTAATGAGCCATTGTGAACGTGGAGATGAATATTTGTGTGGACAGCAAGCCCATAATTATAAGTTTGAAGGCGGTGGCGCGGCGGTTTTAGGTTCAATTCAACCACAGCCCATCCAGAATGAACCCGATGGCACTTTGTGTTTTAAAGCACTTGAACAAGCCATCAAACCTAACGACTTTCACTTTGCTCGAACCAAGTTACTGAGTCTTGAAAACACGATTAACGGTAAAGTATTGCCACTTGAATACTTGCGCCAAGCTCGTGAATTTACCATTAAACATGGACTTCAACTTCACTTAGATGGTGCGCGTGTATATAACGCCGCTGTTGCCCTTAATGTGGATATTAAAGAAATTAGTTGTCACTTTGATTCGATGACCATTTGTTTATCAAAAGGCCTCGCAGCTCCTGTAGGATCATTACTTCTTGGCAGCAAAGACTTTATCCATAAAGCACGCCGCATTCGTAAAATGCTCGGCGGTGGCATGCGTCAGGCGGGCATTTTGGCTGCCGCGGGTAAACTCGCTCTCACCGAACAAGTTGATAGGCTGGCCATTGATCATGACAACGCTAAAAAGTTAGCTAATGCACTGACGACCATTGATGGCATTATGGTTAACGTCGAACACGTTCAAACCAACATTGTGTTTGCGAAATTATCTTCAGAAATCGACCAAAATGCTTTGCAAGTTTTCTTAAAGCAACAAGGCATATTGATTGGCTCTGGTAACCCTCTTCGCTTTGTGTTGCACAATGATATTCAAGCAAACGATGTGGATGTATTGATTGAGCAAATAAAGCGTTTTATGAGTCAGTAAGCATCAAATCATAGGGAATGAGTTATTAGGGCTGTTGACCTTAGCCATTCCCTTTGTCTTTTCATGGATTTAACCGGTTGCTCACAAAATTAGCCAAGAATTTTCTCTTAAAATCAGTATACTTTGAGTAACAATGATTGACTGATGTTGGTAGTACATTGAATAGCGGAACAGAAAAGAAACAAGGTCGCCGTAGTGCACAAGAAGCAGAGCAGACTAAAAAAGCCATTTTAAAAGTGGGCGCAGAGCTTTTTTGCCAATATGGCTACAAGAAAGTGTCTTTAAGACAAATCAGTGAACAAGCGGGTGTCTCTCATAGTTTGTTACGTTATCACTTCGGCTGCAAAGAGAAAATATGGCAGCAAATCAGCGATGGCATTTACCAATATTTCCAGAATTACTTTCAATATATCATTGATTCTCTTCCAAAAAACTTACCTGCAAATGTTCAGCTGTATAAGTTAATGAACCGAGTATTGGCGTGCAGTTTGAATGATCCGCGCCCTATTACGTTTTTAGCTGATGCGGTTCGACAAGAAGCGAAAATGGTCAATTATTTACTTGAGCCAAGTAAGAAAAATAACCAATTGCTTGATCGTTTGATAACGGAGTTCAAACAAGCCTACCCACATTCAACACTGACTTCGAAAACATTACGTTGGCAAGCTTCTATGTATTCTCATTCAGCCAGCACACTGCAACCACTTATGTTGCATGCTTATGAAATGGAAGACAAAGAACAAGCATTGTTTACCCATTGGCAGCAATTTAGCCAGCTATTAGCGGTACAGTTGCACATCGAGCCGGAGTACATCGAATTACCAAGCAGTTTAGCTGATATTATCGTCCCCCCACCTAAAGATCCGAATGAGTAAAAAGCCGAGTAAATAAAAAACACCGGGTTAATGTTTACTAGGGCGTGTTCCTGCCCTAACGATTAACGGCGTTTACCACGGTTTTTATGAATATTGAGTTTAGCTTTCATTTTACGCTTTTCAGAAGAACGACTACGACGCTTCATCTGTGGTTCTTCCTCTTCAAATATCGGTTCATAGCCCGCTAGCCATTCTTGTGGCAGGCGTTTATCCAGCAGGTTCTCAATCGCTTCGAGTAAATATTGCTCTTGTGGGCACATTAACGAAATCGCTTGCCCTTTTTCACCTGCGCGCCCAGTGCGTCCAATTCGGTGTACATAATCTTCAGCTTTGAAGGGTAATTCGTAATTGACGACATGAGGTAGCTGCTGGATATCTAACCCGCGAGCAGCCACATCAGTTGCAATGAGCGCACGCACTTTACCCGCTTTAAAGTCATCCAACGCCTTTTGTCTTGCACCTTGGCTTTTATCACCATTAATGGATGCCGCTTGAATGCCATCTAGTATTAGCTCTTTTGCTAAAGCATCAGATGTTTGCTTGGTTTTAGCAAACACCAACACTTGCTGCCAATTGCGTGAGCCAATTAGATAGGATAACAGTTCGCGCTTACGTGATTTATTGACTGGATACACCATTTGCTCAACAGTATCTGCGGTGCTGTTCTCTGGTGCAATCTGTATCTCAACTGGATCATTGAGGAGTTTATATGCCACTTCACGAATACGTTTGGTAAAGGTGGCAGAGAAAAATAAGGTTTGTTTTTCTGGGCTCATTCTACGCAAAATTCGTTGCAAATCGGGCATGAACCCCATATCCATCATGCGATCAGCCTCATCTAATACCAGCATTTCCGTGTGTTTTAAGTGCAAGTTACCGACGAAAAGGTGATCCAATAATCGCCCTGGTGTGGCAACTACAATATCGGCGCCTGCTTTCACATGTTTGGTTTGAACACTCATACTTGTGCCACCATACACAACAACGATTTTGAGTTTTTGATTGTATGATTGCAGGTTATCAAAAACTTGCTGTGCTAACTCGCGCGTTGGCGTTAAAACTAAGGCTTTCACTGCCGCAGCTTGGGTCTGTTTAGAAGGTTGATTATTCTCAGGGGCTGAAATTGTCTCGACTTCGTAGGCTTGTGCATCCAATAAACGCTGAATAATAGGTAAGCCAAACGCAGCAGTTTTACCCGTCCCCGTTTGTGCGCTGGCAAGAATATCTTTTCCTTCCAATATCTGAGGTATCGCTTGCAACTGAATGTCAGTCGGCATTTCAAAACCCAGTTGGCTTAATGTTTGGCAAATAGAAGACGATAAACCCAGTGATTGGAATGGCGATTGAAGAGACATAATGGCCTTTGCTTAGTTGAGCGAATTAAGAAAACACGCAAAGTCTATCAAACTTTGGATTGCTGAGAGGCAAATATTTTCGCCTGTTCGAGCACTTCTGGGTAAATGAGCAAAAAAGTCTTGGTCAGAATCTCATAATGCGTCTCTAAAGTATCACCACACTCTGCTAGCGGCGTCATTCTCTCGCTGCGGTGTGACATGCGTTCTAATGCATACTGAATACTGGTTAAGTCTTGATATGACAGCAACCATTCACCTTGCCACATTGCGTTTGTCGTTGTGACAAATGATGCGGGTACAGCGTAATTGCGGTGCTGACACTCAGAGCGGGACTGCTCAATAAATCTTTTTAAAGGCTCGGTGTGAAATTGTGACCAGTGCTTTGCTAAGCAATGGTCCCAAAAC comes from the Vibrio gangliei genome and includes:
- a CDS encoding ATPase RavA domain-containing protein, whose protein sequence is MESAQKRTSAQRSLLSERINKLVEGLSDGVYEREETIKLCLLAALSGESVFLLGPPGIAKSLIAKRLIQAFESNSYFEYLMTRFSTPEEVFGPLSIEELKDNGRYVRLTDGYLPTSQIVFLDEIWKAGPAILNTLLTVVNEKTFKNGNDIERVPMRLLIAASNELPNEDSGLEALYDRLLVRVFVNRIQNKQNFRSMLTVGTDQEAKISPELAIKDEEYFQWLKELDQLQLPEQSFEQLYYIKSIIESKEQQTASATTGESDLYISDRRWKKAVKLLKASAYFNGRDEINALDLLLLQDCLWNSPQSRLVIRECLNDFATEQAYQQRSLRTQIEQKQTKLAELENTVTQRFAMTLNAETEGTLRRKNVYQYDLSSAKRYKVANSSDLVKLVLLQSNMSVTDHDTGDSRWVYIPYKELEQIVRDGGGEGYGYVNKKTTLCRFRFELDVEQRLVIKDIANRAIPVTVVTQQGFDHEILSQWQQTTQEVVKALSELEFDVRKARNDFHASLPHSFVDKAVLLNIESSIQDLSQLTDEMKSQCDETMNQVHRIQEAFE
- a CDS encoding NUDIX hydrolase, yielding MTQTILHRWKSIQLAEIDVTLPTGQSVVHTTIVHPGAAVILPITGDGDIILLKQFRPSLNKWIYELPAGTLEANESPIECARRELIEESGYQAGQLISLGQCTPLAGFCDEIQHLFVATQLSENQTLTQDDDEVIEVLKVPLSKVEQWILDDQISDSKTIACLYKAKLAGLLN
- the ltaE gene encoding low-specificity L-threonine aldolase — its product is MDFRSDTVTQPTQAMRVAMANAIVGDDVYGDDPTINALELWAAERHGFEAALFTSSGTQANLLGLMSHCERGDEYLCGQQAHNYKFEGGGAAVLGSIQPQPIQNEPDGTLCFKALEQAIKPNDFHFARTKLLSLENTINGKVLPLEYLRQAREFTIKHGLQLHLDGARVYNAAVALNVDIKEISCHFDSMTICLSKGLAAPVGSLLLGSKDFIHKARRIRKMLGGGMRQAGILAAAGKLALTEQVDRLAIDHDNAKKLANALTTIDGIMVNVEHVQTNIVFAKLSSEIDQNALQVFLKQQGILIGSGNPLRFVLHNDIQANDVDVLIEQIKRFMSQ
- a CDS encoding TetR/AcrR family transcriptional regulator; translation: MTDVGSTLNSGTEKKQGRRSAQEAEQTKKAILKVGAELFCQYGYKKVSLRQISEQAGVSHSLLRYHFGCKEKIWQQISDGIYQYFQNYFQYIIDSLPKNLPANVQLYKLMNRVLACSLNDPRPITFLADAVRQEAKMVNYLLEPSKKNNQLLDRLITEFKQAYPHSTLTSKTLRWQASMYSHSASTLQPLMLHAYEMEDKEQALFTHWQQFSQLLAVQLHIEPEYIELPSSLADIIVPPPKDPNE
- a CDS encoding DEAD/DEAH box helicase, with translation MSLQSPFQSLGLSSSICQTLSQLGFEMPTDIQLQAIPQILEGKDILASAQTGTGKTAAFGLPIIQRLLDAQAYEVETISAPENNQPSKQTQAAAVKALVLTPTRELAQQVFDNLQSYNQKLKIVVVYGGTSMSVQTKHVKAGADIVVATPGRLLDHLFVGNLHLKHTEMLVLDEADRMMDMGFMPDLQRILRRMSPEKQTLFFSATFTKRIREVAYKLLNDPVEIQIAPENSTADTVEQMVYPVNKSRKRELLSYLIGSRNWQQVLVFAKTKQTSDALAKELILDGIQAASINGDKSQGARQKALDDFKAGKVRALIATDVAARGLDIQQLPHVVNYELPFKAEDYVHRIGRTGRAGEKGQAISLMCPQEQYLLEAIENLLDKRLPQEWLAGYEPIFEEEEPQMKRRSRSSEKRKMKAKLNIHKNRGKRR
- a CDS encoding acyl carrier protein phosphodiesterase → MNFLAHLHIAQYCQSDLQGNLLGDFVKGDPSGKYPTDVVNGIRLHRFVDKYTDTHPQILALKMLFPKPLKRFAPIALDMFWDHCLAKHWSQFHTEPLKRFIEQSRSECQHRNYAVPASFVTTTNAMWQGEWLLSYQDLTSIQYALERMSHRSERMTPLAECGDTLETHYEILTKTFLLIYPEVLEQAKIFASQQSKV